The Cyanobacteria bacterium QS_8_64_29 sequence CTCCCTTCGGGAACGACAAAGTGGAGGAAGCGACAAAAACTCCACACCGCCCCAGGCATGCGGTCCGTTCGCCCGCCTGACGTCGCTCTCCTTCGGCAGGCGATAAATGGGCCCAAACGGCAAAACACCCAATCCGGACAACCGCAGTGCCGTTATAGGGTCTTTCCTCCTAGCGTAACAATCCGTTTTGGGCTGAGGCGAGTCGCGGCAGTGGGCTCAGCGCAGGGGGGAGCTGTCGGCCTCCTGGTGCTCGAGCAGCTGCCAGTGCTGGCAGCCCGTTACGGCTTGCTGCAGGGCATCGAAACTTTGCCGGCAGTGATTGTCAAGCTGGAGCGGCAGTTCGTCGTTTTTGACCACAAAGTGCAGGCGCGCTTCACTCGCCGTTGCCGTGGTGCGATCGATCAGAACCTCGACGGTAACCAGCTTGGAAAAATTAACGCGGCCGGGTTGCTCGCGCGCCATGACGTATTCGTCCGTGTCGTAGATGATGTCAAAGTGGCAAGCTTGCAACACCTCGGCCAAGGATGCCTGCAGCTGTTCGAAGGGAATGGCCACGACCGCAGAACAGGTATAGCGAGCCATAGCGGGCGAGTCGGCTCCCGTCAGTATCGGTTGGTTGGCAAGTCACCCCATATTATCCAACGTGCAGGGGGCCAGACCAAGCGCCCGTGACCCAACCCAACGAATGTCAGGATGCGCGGAACGCTGATCGCTTTTGAAGGTGTGGAAGGCTGCGGCAAAACCACCCAGCTGCAGCGGACGCAGGCATGGCTGGCCGCCCGCGTGGGCCGACCGTGGGTCGTGGCGACGCGCGAGCCCGGCGGAACCGCCGTGGGCGAGCGGCTGCGATCGCTGCTGCTGGAGGGACCCAAACTGGCAGCGCGTACCGAGCTGCTGCTGTACGCAGCCGATCGGGCCCAGCACGTGGCCGAGACTATCGGGCCGCAGCTCGAGCGGGGCGCGATCGTGCTGTGTGATCGCTACGCGGACTCGACGCTGGCCTATCAGGGCTACGGCCGCGGCCTGGCCCTAGCGTCCATCGAGCAGCTCCACCAGATGGCCACTGGCGGTTTGGCCAGCGATCTGACGTTGTGGCTGGATGTGGATGTCGCCACCGCTCGGGCGCGGATCGACCGGCGCGGCAGCACTGATCGCATGGATGGCGCCGAGCGGGCATTCCACCAGCGCGTGCGCGACGGTTTTGCCCAGCTGGCAGCCGCTTGCCCGCACCGCATTGCCCGCATTGATGCTGAGGGGCCATCGGACCAAGTCCAGCAGCAGATCCGCACGGTCGTGCGGCAGCGCTTGGGCTGGCCGCCAGCACGCTAGCTGATCGCCATGGATCCGTTTGCCTCGCTCATCGGCCAGGACCGCGCCATCGAGCTTCTAGCTGCCAGCTACCGGCAAGGCCGGCTGGCCTCGGCTTACCTGCTGGCCGGTCCCCAGGGCGTCGGACGCGCCCGGGCAGCTGAAGCGTTTAGCGCGCTGTTGCTGGGCGGTGAGGAAGCGGCGGCGCGCGAGCGAGCGCTGCGCCAAGTGCGCGCCGGCACCCATCCCGATTGCCTGTGGATCGCCCCCGAAACCGGCCGGGGGCAACCGAGCATCGGCATCGAGCGCGCGCGCGCTCTGACCGAGTTTGCCAGCCGCCCCCCGCTGCAAGCGCCGCGCTCGGTGGCCGTCATTGACGGCGCTGAGGCCTTGACTGAGGCTGCTGCCAACGCGCTGCTCAAAACCTGGGAAGAACCGGGCCGCACGATCCCCATCGCGATCGCGCCCAGCCAGTACGCCCTACTGCCAACGCTCGCCTCGCGCTGCCAGTGCATCCCCTTCTCCCGTCTCTCGGAGTCCGATGTAGCGCGCGTGCTGGAGCAGCAGGGGCACCACGGGGTTCTGGCCCAGCCCGAGGTTATGGCGAGCGCCCAGGGCCGACCGGGCGCTGCCCTGCGCGCATCCGCTTGCCTGCAGGCCTTGCCGGCGGGGCTGCTGGCCGATCTGCGCGCGGTTCCGCAAGCTGGACTCAAACAGCGCGATGCGGCCGCTCGCGCTGCCTTCGAGCGCGAGTTGCTGCAGCTAGCGGCCGAAGCCGCCTCGCAGCTCGAGGCCGAGACCCAGCTATGGCTGCTCGATGCCTTGCAGTCCAGCTACTGGCAGCAGTACTTGCAGGGCCAGCTGCCCCACTGTCCGCTACCGGCCTTGGTCCAAGGACGCCACGCCCTGCAAGCCTACGCGCAGCCGCGCTTGGCCTGGGAAGTCCTGCTGCTGCAGTTTGGGGGTGTCCTGCCGCTTCAGTCGCGGGTGTTCCCCTCGGCCGCTTGAGCTGCGGCCGGCCGGGCGGCAGTGCTCCCGCGCTTCTGCCACTGCGCGTAGAGCAACAGGACGGCCACGAGCATATAGCCCAGGGCCCACTCGGCAGCAGCACCCCAATCGAGCTGGATGGCTGTGCTACCTACCGTCCATCGGTAGCCGTGGATCAGGCCCACCCAGGCTAGGGCGGCTGCAACCAACGACCACAGTGCCGCCTTGAGGAACTCGCGATCGATAATGGCAGCGGTCATGGCCGCCAGCAGCATGGCCGAGAAGATCAGGCCCTGCTCGAGGGCAAACGCCCCGCCAATGTAGGTATCGGCATTTTGGAAGGCCGCCAGGAGCTCGTCCGAGTTGGCCGAGAGGGGACGCTTGGGTGTGCCCATGCCGGCCGCCTGGAGTGCGCTTTTGGCCACCGAAGCCCCCCAGCCGGCAATGCCGGGCAGCAGGGCAATGGCCACCGCCGGTACGTGGCGCGCTGGAATGGCGGTAAAGCTCTGGGCCACAATGGCCAGCCCGATCCAGAGCACGATCGCCATGCCGCTCTCAATGGGAATGAAAAACGCCAGCAGCCCAAAGGCACCGGTCAGGCAAAACAGCCCCATGACGGCCCCGTTGAGCCAGGAGTAGCCCACGCGCGCGCCCAGGGCCTTCCAACCGGGATGGCCGATGTAGATGGTGGTGGGAAAGCAGGAGCCGAATAGGGCGACGGCAATAGAACCGATGCCGTTGACGGCCAGGCAGGGCGGCCCCGGGTAGCGATCGCCAGCGGCCTCGGCGCTCTCCAAATTCTGCAGCGAGCCAATGAGGTTGAACAGACCCATGGGGACGATGACGCTAAAAAAGTCCACTAGGACGCCGCGCTGCTGCCACAACTCGCCCATCCAGAGCTGGGGCAGGTAGGCGCCCAGCGGCTCGCGCGCTTGGGCAAACGCTTGAGCATCCCAGCTGGCCAGCCCGGTAGCCCAAGCCAGCGCCGTACCCAGTACCAGCGCGACCAGTCCGCCGGGCAAGACCGCGTTCGTCAGCGGCAGGCGAAACCGGACGCTACCAAAGTAGGTCAGCAAAACGACCGCCAGCGGCACCAGCCCTACCAGCGGATAGGCATAGGTGCGCAGCACAAACTTCATGGCAATGAAGGTCAGGGCAACGCCGCCCAGCGTGCCCAGCAGCGCCGCCCGCGGGATGAAGCGGCGCAGGCGATCGACCGCGAAAGCCCCAATTAGCTCGATCAGCCCCGAGCCCAGGCAGGCCACCATGCCGGCTTGCCACGCCAGTCGGGCCGCTTCAGTTGCGGTCGCGCCGTCCGCCATGGCCTGCGACTTGACCGGCAGCATGACCAGAAAGATAAAGGCAAACAGGCTGACGGTGTTGATGCCGTAGGGCAGGGCCGTGATGTCGTCGCGGCCCTCGCGCCGCCCTTGCCGGTAGGCCAGCCAGCTGTAGTAACCGTTGCCCACAATCAACCCCATCGCCAGGCTGGGCAGCACCCGGCCGTAGAGAATTTGGGGCGGGAAATCCAGTACGCCCTGAGTTAGGGCCACGATCGCCAGGATCTGGACCAGGTTGTCCAACGCCAGCCCAAAGAACCCATCGATGTCCTGCCGGACGAACCAGCGCGGTGCTGCGGCGGGAGCTGCCATCGTGCTTGAGCTGAGCACCTACCAGCCAGCAATCCTACCGGAACGCACCGCCATCCCCAAACGCACCGGCCCTCAGGCCGCCTCCCACCACTGAGCCAGATAAGCCCTCACCTGGAAAAAGTCGTTCCAGGGCACGTAAGCAACGTTCTCGGCTTGGAGGTAGCGCCCCAGGCGATCGCGGGCAAAGGTCAGATCGGCGGCCCGGGCCATGTTGAGATCCGTCAGCGAGTCGCCGATGGCGATCCGCTCGCGGGCACCGGATTGCGCCATGACCTGCACTTTGGAGACGAGCTCGTCGCCGCCCTCAAAAGCCGAGCGCACCCGCAGGTACTCGCTGCTGGCATTGAGCTCTAGCGCCGAGACGGAAGCCACGCGCTCGAGCAGCGAGCAGTCCCCGCTGCGCTGGCGGCTCAAAACGCGCTCCACCATGCCGCGAAGCCCACCTGAGACCACGTGGAGCGGGATGCCGCGCGCGTCGAGAAAATCCAACAGCTCGCTCAACCCCGGCCTGAGCGGCTGGCTGTCGGCGTGGGCCACCATGGCCGGGTAGTGCCGGCTGGGAATGGCCTCGAGCGCCTGCCGGACGCCCGTTCGCAGCGCGATCCGGCCGGCGTACAGCTCTGGGAGCAAGCGCGCCGATTCGGCCGGCGCAAAAGCTTGCAGCATGACCGAAAACGTATCTTCGGCGGTAATGGTGCCGTCAAAATCGCAAAAGACGGCGCGTTGGAGCGCGGGCTCAGTAGGTGCTTTGGCTGGCATGCGCGGCAGCTATAGCAGCGTGACGATCGCGACGCCCGCAACCATGATGGCAGCCCCCGTGCCGCGCTCGCGCAGCCCTGGCTCGGCCAAAAGCAGGTGGCCCAGCAGGGCCGAGATCAAAATGCTGGTGCGCTTGACGGCGACCACGTGGGCGACCAGCGTTAGCTGCAGCGCCTGCATCAGAAACAGCACCGTCAGGCCTTGGAGGAGGCCCGTGGCGATCGCGATGGGCAGGTGGCGGGCGAGCTGGGCTAGGGGCGCGCGCGAGCGCGCCAGCACGATGGGCGATAGGGCGGCCACGAGCATCACCGAGGTTGTCGCCGCCCAAAACGCCGGCGAGGAGTTGCGCACGCCCACTTTGTTGAGGGTTGACAGCAGGCTCCAGCAAAACGCCACACCCAGCATGAGTTGGGGCCCACGCTGGCGGAACAAGGCCCGAAACGGCGCCAGCACCCCCTGCTGGCGGCGGCTCAAGCTGAGCGCGTAGGAGCCGCTCACAATGCTGGCCATGCCCAGCGCGTCCCAGCTGCTCAAGCGCTCGCCCACAATCAGCGGGGCCGTAGCAAACAAAAACAGCGGCGTAAACGAAACGATGGGGACAGTCAGCGAGAGATCCGATTGCTGCAGGGCCCGAAAGTAGAGCAGGTTGGCCACCACTTGGATGCCCAGGGCCGCAGCCAGCACCAGGCCAAAGTGATCGCCTAGCTCGGGTAACTCGTCCACCAGCAGCGCTGGCAGCAGCACTGGCAGCGCGAACGCGCGCGAGGCCCAAGTGACAACGTAAGCATCCAGATCCTGGAGGCCGCGCTTGCTGGCCAGATCGCGCAGGGACCCGCACACC is a genomic window containing:
- a CDS encoding 2-hydroxy-3-keto-5-methylthiopentenyl-1-phosphate phosphatase; its protein translation is MPAKAPTEPALQRAVFCDFDGTITAEDTFSVMLQAFAPAESARLLPELYAGRIALRTGVRQALEAIPSRHYPAMVAHADSQPLRPGLSELLDFLDARGIPLHVVSGGLRGMVERVLSRQRSGDCSLLERVASVSALELNASSEYLRVRSAFEGGDELVSKVQVMAQSGARERIAIGDSLTDLNMARAADLTFARDRLGRYLQAENVAYVPWNDFFQVRAYLAQWWEAA
- a CDS encoding dTMP kinase, yielding MRGTLIAFEGVEGCGKTTQLQRTQAWLAARVGRPWVVATREPGGTAVGERLRSLLLEGPKLAARTELLLYAADRAQHVAETIGPQLERGAIVLCDRYADSTLAYQGYGRGLALASIEQLHQMATGGLASDLTLWLDVDVATARARIDRRGSTDRMDGAERAFHQRVRDGFAQLAAACPHRIARIDAEGPSDQVQQQIRTVVRQRLGWPPAR
- a CDS encoding permease, whose protein sequence is MAAPAAAPRWFVRQDIDGFFGLALDNLVQILAIVALTQGVLDFPPQILYGRVLPSLAMGLIVGNGYYSWLAYRQGRREGRDDITALPYGINTVSLFAFIFLVMLPVKSQAMADGATATEAARLAWQAGMVACLGSGLIELIGAFAVDRLRRFIPRAALLGTLGGVALTFIAMKFVLRTYAYPLVGLVPLAVVLLTYFGSVRFRLPLTNAVLPGGLVALVLGTALAWATGLASWDAQAFAQAREPLGAYLPQLWMGELWQQRGVLVDFFSVIVPMGLFNLIGSLQNLESAEAAGDRYPGPPCLAVNGIGSIAVALFGSCFPTTIYIGHPGWKALGARVGYSWLNGAVMGLFCLTGAFGLLAFFIPIESGMAIVLWIGLAIVAQSFTAIPARHVPAVAIALLPGIAGWGASVAKSALQAAGMGTPKRPLSANSDELLAAFQNADTYIGGAFALEQGLIFSAMLLAAMTAAIIDREFLKAALWSLVAAALAWVGLIHGYRWTVGSTAIQLDWGAAAEWALGYMLVAVLLLYAQWQKRGSTAARPAAAQAAEGNTRD
- a CDS encoding DNA polymerase III subunit delta' (catalyzes the DNA-template-directed extension of the 3'-end of a DNA strand; the delta' subunit seems to interact with the gamma subunit to transfer the beta subunit on the DNA) — encoded protein: MDPFASLIGQDRAIELLAASYRQGRLASAYLLAGPQGVGRARAAEAFSALLLGGEEAAARERALRQVRAGTHPDCLWIAPETGRGQPSIGIERARALTEFASRPPLQAPRSVAVIDGAEALTEAAANALLKTWEEPGRTIPIAIAPSQYALLPTLASRCQCIPFSRLSESDVARVLEQQGHHGVLAQPEVMASAQGRPGAALRASACLQALPAGLLADLRAVPQAGLKQRDAAARAAFERELLQLAAEAASQLEAETQLWLLDALQSSYWQQYLQGQLPHCPLPALVQGRHALQAYAQPRLAWEVLLLQFGGVLPLQSRVFPSAA